In the genome of Raphanus sativus cultivar WK10039 chromosome 4, ASM80110v3, whole genome shotgun sequence, one region contains:
- the LOC108849569 gene encoding uncharacterized protein LOC108849569 has protein sequence MFWKLASLSASSPVDSILDKEDYTLEELLDEEEIIQECKALNSRLIHFLRDKARVEQLLRYVVDEPEEEEDDDVDSKRAFKYPFVSCEIFTCEIEVILKTLVEDDQLMDLLFSFLEPSRPHSALLAGYFGKVVICLMIRKTAALMNYIKGHQNVFSQLVDLIGITSIMEVLVRLVGADDHVYPNFPDVMQYLADSDLLEMIVDKLDQSSPPEVQANAAETLCAITRNAPSALATKLSSPGFVSRIFGHATEDSNSKSGIVHSLTVCISLLDSRRSATSSYFFNSFRGQHMFESPAPVSQETIGAMLPKLGDMLMLLNVASDSKVLPTTYGELRPPLGKHRLKIVEFIAVLLKSGNEAAGKELASSGTIKRILELFFEYPYNNALHHQVESIILSCLENKSEAMVNHILQDCNLISKILSSDKDSVLSGDNLPTVAATGKKPPRVGYVGHITRLWNKLVQLSGSNGLVQASLEENSEWKEWQSSVLQERNTVENVYRWACGRPTTLQDRTRDSDEEDRDYDVAALANNLSQAFNYRTYGNDDNEEDQNTRDRDDTDAYLDDESAEVVISSLRLGDDQGSLLTNSDWFTFQDPSFSEDVNMNGNSNANNSSSSSSDDEVMVGEEEDDDYQTEKPKDIISPDKLSTSENNDEPSEMQVTSSGLSPSIDVPMLEAGEPVIANGSPTCGSRSSPPPPAPGVVKALFEEDVEFVGVEAEGTEKAMEQALKEGIVGEAGPLKRNVVQKVVPGNESQKENSGVKEFNDANFWRVDQEVAVLE, from the exons ATGTTCTGGAAACTAGCCTCTCTCTCCGCATCTTCTCCT GTGGATTCGATACTAGACAAGGAGGATTACACATTGGAAGAGCTTCTTGACGAGGAGGAAATCATTCAGGAATGCAAAGCTTTGAATAGCCGTCTCATTCATTT TTTAAGGGATAAAGCTCGAGTGGAGCAACTGTTGCGTTATGTTGTTGATGAacctgaggaggaggaggacgatGATGTTGATTCCAAACGTGCTTTCAA gTATCCATTCGTCTCGTGTGAGATATTCACATGTGAAATTGAGGTTATTCTTAAGACTTTGGTGGAGGACGACCAG CTGATGGATCTACTATTCTCCTTTTTGGAACCGAGTCGTCCTCATAGTGCGTTGCTGGCTGGCTATTTCGGCAag GTTGTCATATGCCTTATGATCAGAAAGACTGCAGCACTTATGAACTATATAAAA GGGCATCAAAATGTGTTTAGCCAATTAGTTGATTTAATTGGAATAACATCCATTATGGAG GTTTTGGTTCGCTTGGTTGGGGCTGACGATCACGTCTATCCCAATTTCCCAGATGTGATGCAATACTTGGCTGATAGCGATTTACTTGAAATGATCGTGGACAAACTAGATCAATca AGTCCTCCTGAGGTTCAGGCAAATGCAGCAGAAACATTATGTGCAATTACTCGAAATGCACCTTCAGCTTTAGCTACAAAACTCTCTAGCCCTGG CTTCGTTTCAAGGATATTTGGTCATGCTACAGAagattcaaattcaaaatctGGCATTGTTCATTCACTTACTGTGTGCATCTCTCTATTAGATTCAAGGAGATCTGCTACTTCATCGTATTTCTTCAATTCTTTTAGAGGTCAACATATGTTTGAATCTCCTGCCCCAGTGTCCCAGGAGACTATTGGTGCCATGCTACCAAAGCTCG GTGACATGCTTATGCTTCTCAATGTAGCATCGGACAGTAAAGTGTTACCTACAACTTATGGAGAGCTGAGGCCGCCTCTTGGAAAGCATCGCCTGAAG ATTGTAGAATTCATTGCGGTTTTGTTGAAATCTGGAAATGAAGCTGCTGGGAAAGAATTAGCGAGCTCTGGGACAATAAAAAGGATCCTTGAACTATTTTTCGA GTATCCATACAATAACGCTCTGCATCACCAAGTGGAGAGCATTATTCTTTCTTGTTTGGAAAATAAGAGCGAAGCCATGGTTAACCATATCCTTCAAGACTGCAATCTGATATCCAAAATTCTTTCATCAGACAAAGACTCGGTTCTTTCTGGTGATAATCTG CCTACCGTAGCTGCCACTGGGAAAAAGCCACCAAGGGTTGGATATGTTGGACATATCACAAGACTATGGAATAAACTTGTCCAGTTGAGTGGTAGCAACGGCTTGGTACAGGCGTCTCTTGAG GAAAACAGTGAATGGAAGGAGTGGCAAAGTAGCGTTCTGCAAGAGCGCAACACTGTTGAGAATGTGTACAGATGGGCATGCGG GCGCCCAACTACACTACAAGATAGAACAAGGGATAGTGATGAGGAAGACAGGGATTACGATGTTGCAGCTCTGGCCAATAACCTGAGCCAAGCATTTAACTACAGAACCTATGGAAATGACGATAACGAAGAG GACCAAAATACTCGTGACAGAGATGATACT GATGCTTATTTGGACGATGAATCTGCTGAAGTAGTAATTTCATCCTTGAGACTTGGAGATGACCAAGGAAG CTTGCTCACTAATTCGGACTGGTTCACATTCCAAGACCCAAGTTTCAGCGAAGACGTTAACATGAATGGAAACTCAAATGCCAACAATAGCAGCAGCAGTAGCAGCGACGATGAAGTTAtggttggagaagaagaagacgatgattaTCAAACCGAGAAACCGAAGGACATCATCTCTCCTGACAAACTATCAACATCAGAGAACAACGATGAACCATCTGAAATGCAAGTGACTAGCTCCGGTCTGAGCCCATCCATCGATGTACCAATGCTCGAAGCAGGGGAACCAGTTATTGCAAACGGTTCACCAACATGTGGAAGCAGAAGCTCGCCTCCTCCTCCGGCTCCGGGGGTGGTGAAAGCATTGTTTGAAGAGGATGTGGAGTTTGTGGGAGTGGAAGCAGAAGGGACAGAGAAAGCAATGGAGCAAGCTTTGAAAGAAGGGATAGTTGGTGAAGCTGGACCGCTGAAGCGAAACGTGGTTCAGAAAGTTGTTCCGGGAAACGAAAGCCAGAAGGAGAACTCGGGAGTGAAAGAGTTCAACGATGCAAATTTTTGGAGGGTTGATCAAGAAGTTGCTGTTTTGGAGTAA
- the LOC108855163 gene encoding double-stranded RNA-binding protein 2, whose amino-acid sequence MYKNQLQELAQRSCFGLPSYTCLREGPDHAPRFKATVNFNGEIFESPQYCSTLRQAEHSAAEVALGALSNRGPSHSLAARILDETGVYKNLLQEIAQRVGAPLPRYTTFRSGLGHQPVFTGTVELAGITFTGDSAKNKKQAEKNAAMAAWSSLKQLAKETSSSMPEPDNTDELEQVIIARALINYRIKENIGGSGSSSAAPVPFAKKFFMQNLRPTSPQPSPATTSRILPFICPKPSSRTSRSSVSASSVERAIAAALDNRNYRPPQQRFAANPGTAGAPPYVPMRHLRSPCNGMAPPVTIRTAVPVFSAPPMPPPPCTNTQQQQQQQPSVYVPSMMRSAPPVRIAPPVTMRTAVPVFASAPQIRKEEALPVRKVNIQTSVKPVVQEREERAPILPDNLEIELEGSGKPVSETAKETERAALKDDFKGEHETVKERLENLKIW is encoded by the exons atgtacaagAATCAGCTGCAGGAGCTTGCGCAGAGGAGCTGCTTCGGCCTCCCTTCGTACACTTGCCTTAGGGAAGGTCCCGACCACGCGCCGCGATTCAAGGCCACCGTCAACTTTAACGGCGAGATCTTCGAGAGTCCTCAGTACTGTTCCACTCTCCGTCAAGCTGAGCACTCTGCTGCTGAGGTCGCTCTCGGTGCTCTCTCTAACCGTGGCCCTTCTCACTCTCTTGCCGCTAGGATCTTG GATGAGACGGGTGTGTACAAGAATCTCTTGCAAGAGATAGCTCAGAGAGTAGGAGCTCCTCTACCTCGTTATACAACCTTCAGGTCTGGTCTTGGCCACCAACCCGTGTTTACTGGCACCGTGGAGTTAGCTGGAATCACATTCACCGGAGATTCGGCTAAGAACAAGAAGCAAGCAGAGAAGAATGCTGCTATGGCTGCTTGGTCTTCCCTTAAACAAC tGGCAAAAGAAACTTCAAGCTCAATGCCTGAGCCTGACAACACTGACGAGCTAGAGCAGGTGATAATAGCAAGAGCCTTGATAAACTATCGTATTAAGGAAAATATTGGCGGCAGTGGAAGCTCCTCAGCTGCGCCGGTTCCATTTGCAAAGAAGTTCTTCATGCAGAACCTTAGACCAACGAGTCCACAGCCTTCTCCTGCAACAACATCGAGAATCTTACCCTTCATCTGCCCGAAACCTTCCTCTAGAACCTCCAGATCCTCCGTATCAGCATCATCCGTCGAAAGAGCCATTGCAGCCGCTTTGGATAACCGCAACTACAGGCCACCGCAGCAGAGATTCGCCGCAAATCCAGGAACGGCGGGAGCGCCACCTTATGTTCCTATGAGGCATTTAAGATCACCATGCAACGGGATGGCTCCGCCTGTCACGATCAGAACAGCTGTACCGGTCTTCTCTGCACCTCCAATGCCGCCTCCACCTTGTACAAAcactcagcagcagcagcagcagcaacctTCTGTGTATGTACCATCGATGATGCGCAGTGCACCGCCTGTGAGGATCGCGCCTCCTGTCACGATGAGAACTGCGGTGCCTGTTTTTGCTTCTGCACCACAGATCAGAAAGGAAGAGGCTTTACCTGTTAGGAAAGTGAATATCCAGACCTCTGTGAAGCCTGTGGTCCAGGAAAGAGAGGAAAGAGCTCCAATCTTGCCTGATAATCTTGAAATCGAGTTAGAAGGAAGCGGTAAACCAGTTTCAGAAACAGCAAAGGAAACCGAGAGAGCAGCGTTGAAGGATGATTTTAAAGGAGAACATGAGACGGTAAAAGAGAGATTGGAGAATCTCAAAATCTGGTAG
- the LOC108848941 gene encoding protein S40-4 — MATSKCYFPRPSHRFFSTDHQHVSSPSDFELDEWDLFNTGSDSASGFAFSDLAITPDRTGANRKPRGGSVQEKFAGSAASSLPVNVPDWSKILGEESPRRQTPDEEDDGACGGETRRVPPHELLASRRMASFSVHEGAGRTLKGRDLSRVRNTIFKIRGIED, encoded by the coding sequence ATGGCGACGAGCAAATGCTACTTCCCACGGCCAAGCCACCGGTTCTTCTCCACCGACCACCAACACGTCTCTTCCCCTTCCGACTTCGAGCTCGACGAGTGGGACCTCTTCAACACCGGTTCAGATTCTGCCTCCGGTTTCGCCTTTAGTGACCTTGCAATCACCCCCGATCGAACCGGAGCTAACCGGAAGCCTCGCGGTGGTTCGGTTCAGGAGAAATTCGCCGGTTCAGCTGCGTCTTCTCTCCCGGTCAACGTGCCTGACTGGTCGAAGATCCTCGGGGAAGAGAGTCCACGTAGGCAGACTCCGGACGAGGAAGACGACGGTGCATGCGGTGGAGAGACACGGCGGGTGCCGCCGCATGAGCTGCTTGCGAGTCGGAGGATGGCTTCGTTTTCGGTTCATGAAGGTGCTGGGAGGACGTTGAAAGGGAGAGATCTGAGTAGGGTGCGAAatactattttcaaaattagagGGATCGAagattaa
- the LOC108851638 gene encoding uncharacterized protein LOC108851638, translated as MTTKTCLVFLLSFLIITNIALAQGRAPHGLVYETPVAFSPSAFDFFHAQPENPDVTTLDPCAESSCSPLPVAAKVQGASAKEQQSEIATMSIGSRSGMGAGGAVMIIFGLVFPMLM; from the coding sequence ATGACTACAAAGACTTGCCTCGTCTTCCTCCTCTCTTTTCTAATCATCACAAACATCGCCTTAGCGCAAGGCCGAGCTCCTCACGGATTGGTTTATGAGACCCCAGTGGCGTTTTCACCTTCTGCATTTGACTTCTTCCACGCACAACCAGAAAACCCTGATGTTACCACTTTAGACCCTTGCGCTGAATCCAGCTGCTCGCCTCTCCCCGTGGCTGCGAAGGTTCAGGGAGCTTCTGCAAAAGAACAGCAAAGCGAGATAGCAACAATGTCCATTGGTTCCAGAAGCGGAATGGGAGCTGGTGGTGCGGTCATGATCATCTTTGGACTTGTGTTTCCTATGCTGATGTGA
- the LOC108855165 gene encoding CASP-like protein 5A2, translating into MNVSHASVHPVEDPPPATEATQQQVENNHPPRVRMDDIEGMPGTLLGVALRFFQFFFAAASLSVMASTSDFPSVTAFCYLVAATGLQSLWSLALAAVDVYAIMVKRSLQNRRLVSVFAIGDGVTSTLTFAAACASAGITVLIDNDLNSCSQNHCVQFETSTALAFISWFAALPSFLFNFWSLASR; encoded by the exons atgaatgTGAGTCATGCATCGGTGCATCCGGTGGAAGATCCTCCTCCAGCTACAGAAGCCACACAACAACAAGTAGAGAATAATCATCCGCCACGTGTTAGGATGGATGATATAGAAGGCATGCCTGGCACTTTACTCGGCGTCGCTCTTCGTTTCTTCCAGTTCTTCTTTGCTGCTGCTTCTCTTTCCGTCATGGCTTCTACTTCTGACTTCCCTTCCGTCACCGCCTTCTG CTACCTAGTTGCAGCCACTGGACTGCAGAGCTTGTGGAGTCTTGCCCTAGCCGCCGTTGATGTATATGCCATTATGGTCAAACGTTCCCTGCAGAATCGACGGCTTGTGAGCGTGTTTGCAATTGGTGATggg gtGACGTCGACCCTGACTTTTGCAGCGGCTTGTGCATCGGCAGGCATAACGGTGCTGATAGACAATGATCTGAATAGCTGCTCACAAAACCACTGTGTTCAGTTTGAAACATCAACAGCATTAGCCTTCATTAGCTGGTTTGCTGCTTTGCCTTCTTTTCTCTTCAACTTTTGGTCTCTCGCATCccgttga